In Flavobacteriaceae bacterium, the following proteins share a genomic window:
- a CDS encoding glycosyltransferase, which translates to MKNTLSIIIPILNEAKCIGLLLNHLTQNYTEENISEIIVVDGGSCDDSQEIVNSYKKGNVFLLNSEKGRAKQMNFGAKNAKGSILYFLHADSFPPKDFDQYIISEVLKNNNAGCFKMKFESNHWWLKLAGWLTRFSWRACRGGDQSQFITKSLFEQLGGFDERFIVYEDNDLINKLYSNKEFVVIPHCLTTSARRYNTNGIWKLQYHFWIIYIKKWFGASADELHQYYLKNIS; encoded by the coding sequence ATGAAAAACACTCTATCTATCATTATTCCGATATTAAATGAAGCTAAGTGTATTGGTTTACTCTTAAATCATTTAACGCAGAATTATACAGAAGAAAACATCTCTGAGATTATTGTAGTTGATGGAGGAAGTTGTGATGATTCGCAAGAAATTGTAAATTCTTATAAAAAAGGCAACGTTTTCTTATTAAATTCTGAAAAAGGGCGTGCAAAACAGATGAATTTTGGAGCAAAAAATGCAAAAGGAAGTATTTTATATTTTTTGCATGCCGATTCATTTCCTCCTAAAGATTTTGATCAATATATTATTTCTGAAGTACTTAAAAACAATAATGCTGGATGCTTTAAAATGAAATTTGAAAGTAATCATTGGTGGCTAAAGTTAGCTGGATGGTTAACTCGTTTTTCTTGGAGAGCTTGTAGAGGTGGGGATCAAAGTCAATTTATAACAAAATCCTTATTTGAACAACTTGGTGGGTTTGATGAACGTTTTATAGTTTATGAAGATAATGATTTAATAAATAAACTGTATTCTAATAAAGAATTTGTAGTAATTCCTCATTGCTTAACAACCTCAGCAAGACGTTATAATACAAATGGAATATGGAAACTTCAATATCATTTTTGGATAATTTATATAAAAAAATGGTTTGGAGCTTCAGCTGATGAATTACATCAATATTATCTTAAAAATATCTCCTGA
- a CDS encoding methyltransferase domain-containing protein: protein MSYLETTHDVYKEAALTPDVGLCCTTNPIWELPGLKIPKIMQEMNYGCGSTVHARDLTNNPKMLYVGVGGGMELLQFSYFNRQKGGVVGVDIVDEMLEASRKNFIEAEEQNDWFKSEFVDLKKGDALNLPVEDNSIDVAAQNCLFNIFKAEDLKRAIEEMYRVLKPHGRLVMSDPTCEQPMNEELRSDERLRALCLSGSLPISEYIKALTDAGFGTIEVRARKPYRILDPKNYPTDELIYIESIEVAAIKDPMPEDGPCIFTGKAAIYYGENEYFDDKLGHVLLKNQPLAVCDKTATALKDLNRDDIYFSESTFHYDGGGCC from the coding sequence ATGAGTTATTTAGAAACTACACACGATGTATATAAAGAAGCAGCTTTAACTCCAGATGTTGGATTATGCTGTACTACAAACCCTATTTGGGAACTTCCGGGGTTAAAAATCCCTAAGATTATGCAAGAAATGAACTATGGTTGCGGAAGCACTGTTCATGCTAGAGACTTAACAAATAACCCAAAAATGCTTTATGTTGGTGTTGGTGGTGGTATGGAGCTTTTACAGTTCTCATATTTTAATCGTCAAAAAGGAGGTGTTGTTGGTGTAGATATAGTAGATGAAATGCTTGAAGCTTCTCGTAAGAATTTTATTGAAGCGGAAGAGCAAAACGATTGGTTTAAGAGTGAATTTGTAGATCTTAAAAAGGGAGATGCACTTAATTTACCTGTTGAAGATAATAGTATTGATGTTGCCGCTCAAAATTGCTTATTTAATATTTTTAAGGCTGAAGATTTAAAGAGAGCTATTGAAGAAATGTATCGTGTTTTAAAACCTCACGGACGTTTAGTAATGAGTGATCCTACTTGTGAACAGCCAATGAATGAAGAGTTGCGAAGTGATGAGCGTTTACGTGCTTTATGTTTAAGTGGTAGTTTACCTATATCTGAGTATATAAAGGCACTTACTGATGCTGGTTTTGGAACTATAGAAGTTAGAGCAAGAAAGCCTTATAGAATTCTTGATCCAAAAAATTACCCTACAGATGAATTAATATACATTGAATCTATTGAAGTAGCTGCAATTAAAGATCCAATGCCAGAAGATGGTCCTTGTATTTTTACAGGGAAAGCTGCAATATATTATGGTGAAAATGAATATTTTGATGATAAATTAGGGCATGTTTTATTGAAAAATCAGCCTTTAGCAGTATGTGACAAAACAGCTACAGCATTAAAAGATTTAAATAGAGATGATATATATTTTAGCGAATCTACTTTCCATTACGATGGAGGAGGATGTTGCTAA
- a CDS encoding DUF547 domain-containing protein gives MKHLNILFIIVSLFFISCSASKRVTQNTKHKTETTIAKTEPIVKKIETPKEEEEPQEEIILETVNKEIEKNPKENIKEPIKKVTESIELFNHVSWNNLIYQNVASNGDVNYKGFKNNWGVLREYIKTLGEQLPEDAWSKEEKLAYWMNAYNAMTIDLILRNYPLTSIKDIKDPWDQRLWKLGTKWYNLNEIEHQILRKMGDPRIHFGINCASFSCPPLLNEAFTSTKVNEQLDRLAVRFINDPERNTITPNKIKVSKIFSWFSKDFKQDGNLISFLNKYAKTPISPKAKRSFADYNWNLNEQ, from the coding sequence ATGAAACATTTAAATATTTTATTCATAATAGTATCATTATTTTTTATTTCATGTTCAGCTTCAAAACGTGTTACTCAAAACACAAAACACAAAACTGAAACAACAATAGCTAAAACTGAGCCTATAGTTAAAAAAATTGAGACTCCTAAAGAAGAGGAAGAACCTCAAGAAGAAATTATTCTTGAGACCGTTAATAAGGAAATAGAAAAAAACCCAAAAGAAAACATAAAAGAGCCTATTAAAAAAGTTACTGAGTCAATTGAATTATTTAATCATGTTTCTTGGAATAATTTAATTTATCAGAATGTTGCCTCTAATGGAGATGTGAATTACAAAGGGTTTAAGAATAATTGGGGTGTTTTAAGAGAATACATAAAAACATTAGGAGAACAACTTCCTGAAGATGCTTGGAGTAAAGAAGAAAAGTTAGCTTATTGGATGAATGCATACAATGCAATGACTATAGATCTTATATTACGCAATTATCCATTAACAAGTATTAAGGATATTAAAGATCCTTGGGATCAGCGTTTATGGAAGTTAGGGACAAAATGGTATAATTTGAACGAAATAGAGCATCAAATACTTCGTAAAATGGGAGATCCACGTATTCATTTTGGAATTAATTGCGCATCATTTTCTTGCCCTCCATTATTAAATGAAGCATTTACGTCTACAAAAGTAAATGAACAATTAGATCGTTTAGCTGTACGCTTTATAAATGATCCCGAAAGAAATACAATTACTCCAAATAAAATTAAAGTTTCAAAAATATTTTCTTGGTTTTCTAAGGATTTTAAACAAGATGGAAACTTAATTTCTTTTTTAAACAAGTATGCAAAAACACCTATCTCTCCTAAAGCAAAAAGGAGTTTTGCTGATTATAATTGGAATTTGAACGAACAATAA
- a CDS encoding 4-carboxymuconolactone decarboxylase yields MSKTYYDPADLRKFGKITEWSEDLGNKFFEYYGKVFEEGALSSREKSLIALAVSHVVKCPYCIDAYTKDGLQKGVTKEEMMEAVHVGAAIESGATLVHGVQMMNKYEKLSM; encoded by the coding sequence ATGTCTAAAACATATTACGACCCAGCCGATTTAAGAAAATTTGGAAAAATCACCGAGTGGAGTGAGGATTTAGGGAATAAATTTTTCGAATATTACGGTAAAGTTTTTGAAGAAGGAGCTTTATCTTCTAGAGAAAAATCTCTTATTGCACTTGCTGTTTCCCATGTAGTTAAATGCCCTTATTGTATAGATGCTTATACAAAAGATGGTTTACAAAAAGGTGTTACAAAAGAAGAGATGATGGAAGCTGTACATGTCGGAGCAGCTATTGAAAGTGGCGCAACACTTGTGCATGGAGTACAAATGATGAATAAATACGAAAAATTATCAATGTAG
- a CDS encoding glycoside hydrolase: protein MLNILLLVQIVLGQNSKVNGVSFVSSRIPISDKHVEPVVKLNANYAAIMPFAFMRDLNSASVAYNNRQYYGETITGAQQYAEQLQKKGIKIMMKPQVWIARGAYTGFIKMENEADWKSFESSYLKFILEYAKVAQNINAEIFCIGTELEAFITNRPEFWFDLIDEVKKVYKGKLTYAANWDEFKRTPFWSKLDFIGLDAYFPVSDQETPSVEACIEGWKPHKIVIKGISDQYKKPILFTEYGYRSVNYTAREPWRSDRELNVVNLKAQVNATQAVFDSFWNEDWFAGGFIWKWFHNYETSGGVDNSRFTPQNKPVEELLRAKFNEYK, encoded by the coding sequence ATGTTAAATATTCTGCTCTTGGTACAAATTGTACTAGGGCAGAATTCTAAGGTTAATGGAGTGAGTTTTGTGTCGTCACGAATTCCTATTTCTGATAAACACGTAGAACCTGTAGTTAAATTAAATGCTAATTATGCAGCAATTATGCCTTTTGCATTTATGCGAGATTTGAATTCTGCTTCAGTAGCTTATAACAATAGGCAATATTATGGAGAAACAATAACTGGTGCACAACAATATGCAGAACAGCTTCAAAAAAAAGGAATTAAAATAATGATGAAACCCCAAGTATGGATTGCTCGTGGCGCATACACAGGTTTTATTAAAATGGAAAATGAGGCAGATTGGAAAAGCTTCGAGAGCTCATATCTGAAATTTATATTAGAATATGCTAAAGTAGCTCAAAATATTAATGCTGAAATTTTTTGTATTGGAACTGAATTAGAAGCGTTCATAACAAATCGTCCAGAATTCTGGTTTGATTTAATAGACGAAGTGAAGAAAGTATATAAAGGAAAATTAACTTACGCAGCAAATTGGGATGAATTTAAACGAACCCCATTTTGGAGCAAACTAGATTTTATAGGTTTAGATGCATATTTCCCCGTAAGTGATCAAGAAACACCTAGTGTTGAAGCTTGTATTGAAGGTTGGAAACCTCATAAAATAGTTATAAAAGGAATTTCAGATCAATATAAAAAACCAATTTTATTTACAGAATATGGCTATAGGAGCGTAAACTATACAGCTAGAGAGCCGTGGAGATCAGATAGAGAGTTGAATGTAGTAAACTTAAAAGCTCAGGTTAATGCAACTCAGGCAGTGTTTGATAGTTTTTGGAACGAAGATTGGTTTGCAGGAGGATTTATTTGGAAATGGTTTCATAATTACGAAACTTCAGGAGGAGTAGATAATTCGAGATTTACGCCACAAAATAAGCCAGTAGAAGAACTATTGAGAGCAAAATTTAATGAATATAAATAA
- a CDS encoding DUF547 domain-containing protein: MKKYILILTVILISNSGFTQDINTFFAKADTFFNSYVNNGKVAYSKIKSAPASLNELTNLIEKITVAKSDANAYQAFWINAYNLSVIKGIVDNYPTKSPLDNAGFFDKTTYRIAGKSITLNDIENKILRAEFKDARFHFVLVCGAIGCPPLISKAYLPNTLDAQMDEQTKIALNGNFLKVNAKKKRVEGSQILEWYKEDFIKNGNEIDFINTYRTEKIPNNYKLSYFTYNWNLNKQ; this comes from the coding sequence ATGAAAAAATATATACTTATACTAACTGTAATTTTAATATCTAATTCAGGATTCACACAAGATATTAATACGTTTTTTGCCAAAGCAGATACTTTTTTTAATAGTTATGTTAATAATGGAAAGGTTGCTTATTCAAAAATAAAATCTGCTCCAGCATCTTTAAATGAATTAACAAACCTTATAGAGAAAATCACAGTTGCAAAAAGTGATGCAAATGCTTATCAAGCGTTTTGGATTAATGCTTACAATTTATCTGTAATAAAAGGAATTGTAGATAATTATCCTACAAAATCTCCTTTAGATAATGCTGGATTTTTTGACAAAACAACTTACAGAATTGCAGGAAAATCTATAACATTAAACGATATAGAAAACAAAATTTTAAGAGCGGAATTTAAAGATGCTCGTTTTCATTTTGTATTGGTTTGTGGGGCTATAGGGTGCCCGCCATTAATTAGCAAAGCTTATTTGCCAAATACTTTAGATGCACAAATGGATGAGCAAACTAAAATTGCTTTAAATGGAAATTTTTTGAAGGTAAATGCCAAAAAAAAGCGAGTAGAAGGATCTCAGATATTAGAATGGTATAAAGAAGATTTTATAAAGAATGGAAATGAAATTGACTTTATAAATACTTATAGAACAGAAAAAATTCCGAATAATTATAAACTAAGTTACTTCACTTATAATTGGAATTTAAATAAACAATAG
- a CDS encoding glycosyltransferase has protein sequence MNKTLAMVFTRNPELGKVKTRLAKTIGNEGALTIYKALLNHTENTIRKVNSDKAVFYSVSINDDDIWNNTIYQKHLQKGNDLGERMKNAFANAFKSGYDKVVIVASDLFDITSNHINEAFKQLDTSDVVIGPSPDGGYYLLGMNYLHSQVFEQKEWGTETVLNATLNDMQNIDVHLLEEINDIDTFDDIKNIPELTELLELVNR, from the coding sequence ATGAATAAAACTTTAGCAATGGTTTTTACACGTAATCCTGAGTTAGGAAAAGTAAAAACGAGATTAGCGAAAACAATAGGTAATGAAGGTGCTTTAACAATATATAAAGCTCTATTAAATCATACCGAAAATACAATTAGGAAGGTTAATAGTGATAAAGCTGTATTTTATTCTGTTTCCATTAATGATGATGATATTTGGAATAATACAATCTATCAAAAACATCTACAAAAAGGAAACGATTTAGGAGAAAGAATGAAAAATGCTTTCGCTAATGCTTTCAAAAGCGGGTACGATAAAGTGGTTATAGTTGCTAGTGACTTGTTTGATATCACATCAAATCATATTAATGAAGCTTTTAAGCAATTAGACACATCGGATGTTGTTATCGGGCCTTCACCAGATGGTGGTTATTATTTGTTAGGGATGAATTATCTACATTCACAGGTTTTTGAGCAAAAAGAATGGGGAACAGAAACAGTTCTTAATGCCACGTTAAACGATATGCAAAATATAGATGTACATTTGCTGGAGGAAATTAATGACATTGATACTTTTGATGATATTAAAAATATTCCTGAGTTAACAGAATTATTAGAGTTAGTTAATAGATGA
- a CDS encoding radical SAM/Cys-rich domain protein, whose protein sequence is MAIKSLQKRESDLANVNRQLEILSNGIFKSGELPTFKDKIAELGHFPLKPRKLEILQINVGYMCNQVCEHCHVDAGPDRKEIMTIDTMKQCLEVIKTTGAHTLDLTGGAPEMNPNFRWFVEEASKAGIKDFIVRSNLTIIRANKKYYDLPEFFKKHNVHVISSMPHWTRGKTDKQRGDGVFDKSIKALQELNAVGYGMPDSPLRLDLVYNPSGAFLPGDQMAMEKDFKTALLEDFDIQFHNLFAITNLPVSRFLDYLIASENYEDYMYSLVEAFNPSAVANVMCTNTISISWDGWLYDCDFNQMLDLKVASKVKHISEYNEELLQNRNIIISQHCYGCTAGAGSSCQGTVA, encoded by the coding sequence ATGGCAATAAAGTCTTTACAAAAGAGAGAAAGTGATTTAGCTAATGTTAATAGGCAATTAGAAATCCTATCTAATGGAATCTTTAAATCTGGAGAACTTCCTACATTTAAAGATAAAATAGCAGAGTTAGGGCATTTTCCATTAAAACCACGTAAGCTCGAAATATTACAGATAAATGTTGGTTATATGTGTAATCAAGTCTGTGAACATTGTCATGTAGATGCTGGTCCAGATAGAAAAGAAATTATGACGATCGACACAATGAAGCAATGTCTTGAAGTCATAAAAACTACTGGTGCTCACACTCTAGATTTAACTGGTGGAGCCCCAGAAATGAATCCTAATTTTAGATGGTTTGTAGAAGAAGCTTCAAAAGCAGGTATTAAAGATTTTATAGTACGCTCTAACTTAACTATTATTAGAGCCAATAAAAAATACTACGATTTACCCGAGTTCTTTAAAAAACATAACGTACATGTTATTTCTTCCATGCCACATTGGACTAGAGGAAAAACTGATAAACAACGTGGCGATGGTGTTTTCGATAAATCTATAAAAGCATTACAAGAACTTAATGCTGTAGGTTATGGTATGCCTGATAGTCCTCTAAGATTAGATTTAGTTTACAATCCTTCAGGAGCTTTTTTACCAGGAGATCAAATGGCAATGGAAAAAGATTTTAAAACTGCTCTATTAGAAGATTTTGATATTCAATTTCATAACTTATTTGCTATTACTAATTTGCCTGTAAGTCGCTTTTTAGATTATTTAATTGCCTCAGAAAACTATGAAGATTATATGTACTCCCTTGTAGAAGCTTTTAACCCTTCTGCAGTAGCAAATGTTATGTGTACGAATACAATTTCTATAAGCTGGGATGGATGGCTATATGACTGTGACTTTAATCAAATGTTAGATTTAAAGGTCGCTAGTAAAGTGAAGCATATTAGCGAATACAACGAAGAATTACTTCAAAACAGAAATATTATTATTTCACAACACTGCTATGGCTGTACAGCTGGCGCAGGTAGTAGTTGTCAAGGTACTGTAGCTTAA
- a CDS encoding outer membrane protein assembly factor: MLKQLLLFIILVISFSGNAQELEVAELYVRGNKRLKTSFIRLISDTKAGVKLDSIIIEQDIIRLKRLPAVSHAYYQIFYSHENKYNVFFYVEENFTLNPQLSLYTTNNDEFAFRTGLYEFNTLGRNITFGGFFQRDVFNSYGINLRAPFLFNNKIGLALNFQDLTTQEPVFLNNGSAEYRYNNTSFEVLGLYAFNFHHRIELGITLFNEDYEYLFGATDPSIPQDFNLDKQLYKGVYEYNDLDYYYQYVKGFKSTLNVQYVTTNNNQENSATLPDFLIFWNDFLYFKRVGERGNWANRLRIGLASNPDSPFAPFSVDNNLNVRGVGNTIDRGTGVILVNTEYRYTLFEKETIVFQGNGFIDAGTWRNPGGDFSDFGNSQNVRIYPGIGFRFIHKKIFNATFRVDYGFGITRDATNGLVFGVGQYF; the protein is encoded by the coding sequence ATGTTAAAACAACTACTTTTATTTATAATATTAGTTATAAGCTTCAGTGGTAATGCTCAAGAGTTAGAAGTTGCTGAATTATATGTAAGAGGGAATAAGAGGCTCAAAACATCTTTTATACGTTTAATAAGCGATACTAAAGCTGGAGTTAAATTAGATTCAATTATTATTGAACAAGATATAATTCGATTAAAACGATTACCGGCAGTATCTCATGCATATTATCAAATATTTTATTCTCATGAAAACAAATACAATGTGTTTTTTTATGTAGAAGAAAATTTTACACTCAACCCACAACTTAGTTTATATACTACTAATAATGATGAATTTGCTTTTAGAACTGGTTTGTACGAGTTTAATACATTAGGTCGTAATATCACTTTTGGAGGATTTTTTCAACGTGATGTTTTTAATTCTTACGGTATTAATCTACGTGCCCCCTTTCTTTTCAATAATAAAATAGGATTAGCATTGAATTTTCAAGACCTCACAACGCAAGAGCCAGTTTTTTTAAATAATGGAAGTGCTGAATATCGTTATAATAATACATCATTTGAAGTTTTAGGCTTATATGCTTTTAATTTTCATCATCGTATAGAGCTTGGAATAACGCTCTTTAATGAAGATTATGAATATCTTTTTGGAGCAACAGACCCTTCTATACCACAAGATTTTAATTTAGATAAACAATTGTATAAAGGAGTTTATGAATATAATGATTTAGATTATTATTATCAATACGTAAAAGGCTTTAAAAGTACTTTAAATGTGCAATATGTTACTACAAATAATAACCAAGAGAATAGTGCTACGCTTCCTGATTTTTTGATATTTTGGAATGACTTTTTATATTTTAAAAGAGTAGGAGAACGCGGGAACTGGGCTAATCGATTGCGCATAGGCTTAGCTTCTAACCCTGATTCTCCATTCGCACCATTTTCTGTAGATAATAACCTTAATGTGAGAGGTGTTGGTAATACTATTGATAGAGGAACAGGTGTAATCCTTGTTAATACAGAATACAGATACACATTATTTGAAAAAGAGACGATTGTATTTCAAGGAAATGGATTTATAGATGCTGGAACTTGGCGAAATCCTGGGGGAGATTTTAGTGACTTTGGAAACTCTCAAAATGTTCGGATTTATCCAGGTATAGGATTCCGATTTATTCATAAAAAAATCTTTAATGCAACTTTTAGAGTTGATTATGGCTTTGGTATTACTAGAGATGCTACCAATGGTTTAGTTTTTGGCGTCGGACAATATTTTTAA
- a CDS encoding GNAT family N-acetyltransferase, which produces MNIIIADKSHSVYANIICETISEAAKVRGTGIAKRKPEYVISKMEKGNAVIALDGKTFAGFCYIESWSHGKFVANSGLIVHPNYRNQGLAKRIKKKIFKHSISKFPEAKIFGITTGLAVMKMNSDLGYKPVTFSELTTDQSFWKGCQTCKNYDVLQRTEQSMCLCTGMLYDPNSKEKPSKEIKEKAFTRLKSMKQALLLKKNKK; this is translated from the coding sequence ATGAACATCATTATTGCTGATAAATCGCATAGTGTTTATGCAAATATTATTTGCGAAACAATTTCTGAAGCTGCTAAAGTAAGAGGTACAGGTATTGCAAAAAGGAAACCTGAATATGTTATTTCTAAAATGGAAAAAGGCAATGCAGTTATTGCTTTAGATGGAAAAACATTTGCTGGCTTCTGTTATATAGAATCTTGGAGTCATGGCAAATTTGTAGCAAATTCTGGATTAATTGTACATCCTAATTATAGAAATCAAGGTCTTGCAAAACGAATAAAAAAGAAAATTTTTAAACATTCTATTTCAAAATTTCCAGAAGCGAAGATTTTTGGAATTACCACCGGTCTTGCAGTTATGAAAATGAATAGTGATTTGGGCTATAAACCTGTTACGTTTTCAGAGCTCACAACAGATCAATCGTTTTGGAAAGGCTGTCAAACTTGCAAAAATTATGACGTATTACAACGTACTGAGCAAAGTATGTGTTTATGCACAGGAATGTTGTACGATCCAAATTCAAAAGAAAAACCATCTAAAGAAATAAAAGAAAAAGCCTTTACAAGGTTAAAAAGTATGAAACAAGCTCTGCTTTTAAAAAAGAATAAAAAATGA
- a CDS encoding purine-nucleoside phosphorylase: MIKYIDETTQYLQEKGFNNPEIGIILGTGLGQLINEIEVIKEVSYNHIPNFPTATVEFHKGKLIYGIIADKKVVVMQGRFHLYEGYSLQDVTFPVRIMEKLGIKTLLVSNAAGAINLSFKKGELMLIDDHINLQGGSPLAFKGVEELGERFTDMSAPYDKTINNTFGELAKQHNITLHKGVYASVVGPQLETRAEYRMLKTIGADAVGMSTVPEIIVANHLKLRVAAVSVLTDECDPDNLDPVNITEIIEMAGKAEPNMITLFKELIKTL; the protein is encoded by the coding sequence ATGATTAAATATATAGACGAAACCACCCAATACTTACAAGAAAAAGGATTTAATAATCCAGAAATAGGAATTATTTTAGGAACCGGTCTGGGACAACTTATTAATGAAATAGAGGTTATAAAAGAAGTAAGTTATAATCACATTCCAAACTTTCCTACAGCAACTGTAGAGTTTCATAAAGGCAAACTTATTTATGGGATTATTGCCGATAAAAAGGTAGTCGTAATGCAAGGGCGTTTCCACTTATATGAAGGTTATAGCTTGCAAGATGTTACATTTCCAGTACGGATTATGGAGAAACTTGGCATAAAAACGTTACTCGTTTCTAATGCTGCTGGAGCTATTAATCTCAGTTTTAAAAAAGGAGAATTAATGTTAATTGATGATCATATTAATTTACAAGGTGGATCTCCATTAGCTTTTAAAGGTGTTGAAGAATTGGGAGAGCGTTTTACAGATATGAGTGCTCCATATGATAAAACAATTAACAACACTTTTGGAGAACTAGCAAAACAACATAATATTACACTCCATAAAGGCGTTTACGCTAGCGTTGTTGGACCACAATTAGAAACAAGAGCAGAATACCGAATGTTGAAAACTATTGGCGCAGATGCTGTAGGCATGAGTACTGTTCCAGAAATAATAGTAGCAAATCATTTAAAATTAAGAGTGGCTGCAGTGTCAGTTTTGACAGATGAATGCGACCCAGATAACTTGGACCCTGTAAACATTACCGAAATTATTGAAATGGCAGGTAAAGCAGAACCAAATATGATTACACTTTTTAAAGAATTGATAAAGACCTTATAA
- a CDS encoding rhodanese-like domain-containing protein: MKHFVLYIFILYSTLSIAQESISEVLVKYNNESIPYIHAQKLHHTNVILLDAREIEEYNVSHIKDAIYVGYKDFKIKDVEKEIKNKNEKVVVYCSLGVRSEDIAEKLKKAGYTNVYNLFGGIFEWKNNDYDVYNSSNKITENVHAFSEEWSKWLTKGQKVYE, translated from the coding sequence ATGAAGCACTTCGTACTATACATATTCATTTTATACTCAACATTATCAATAGCTCAGGAATCTATTTCTGAAGTGTTAGTAAAATATAATAATGAAAGCATTCCATATATACATGCTCAAAAATTGCATCATACAAATGTTATTTTATTAGATGCTCGTGAAATAGAGGAATATAATGTTAGTCATATAAAGGATGCTATTTATGTTGGTTATAAAGATTTTAAAATTAAAGATGTCGAAAAAGAAATAAAAAATAAGAACGAGAAAGTTGTTGTTTACTGCTCTTTAGGTGTTCGTTCTGAAGATATTGCCGAAAAACTAAAAAAAGCAGGTTACACAAATGTTTATAATTTGTTTGGCGGGATTTTTGAATGGAAGAATAATGATTATGATGTATACAATTCAAGCAATAAAATAACTGAAAATGTACATGCATTCTCAGAAGAATGGAGCAAATGGTTAACTAAAGGTCAAAAAGTATATGAATAA